The Pseudomonas allokribbensis genome has a window encoding:
- a CDS encoding pyridoxal phosphate-dependent aminotransferase: MITSKLPNVGITIFTQMSQLAAQTGAINLSQGFPDFDGPQSLRDAVGRHIASGHNQYSPMTGLPALRQQIAAKIARSYGANVDADIEVTVTPGATQAIFCAIQAVIHSGDEVIVFDPAYDSYEPSVELAGGRCVHVQLGLNDFSIDFDKLSAALSPRTRMIILNTPHNPSGALISRAELDQLAALIRDRDIYVISDEVYEHLVFDGVPHVSVLAHEELYQRAFVVSSFGKTYHVTGWKTGYVVAPPALTAELRKVHQYVSFCGVTPLQYALADYMAEHPEHVEELPGFYQAKRDLFCDLLEPSRFSFTRVTGTYFQLVDYSQIRPDLNDVEMAMWMTREHGVASIPVSVFYQNPPEGQRLVRLCFAKREETLREAAAKLCVI, from the coding sequence ATGATTACCAGCAAGCTGCCGAATGTCGGCATCACTATTTTCACGCAGATGTCTCAGCTCGCGGCACAGACCGGAGCCATCAACCTGTCCCAGGGATTTCCCGATTTCGACGGCCCGCAGTCGCTGCGCGATGCGGTCGGTCGGCACATTGCCAGTGGCCATAACCAGTATTCGCCGATGACCGGCCTGCCGGCGTTGCGTCAGCAGATCGCGGCCAAAATCGCTCGCAGCTATGGCGCCAACGTCGATGCCGACATTGAAGTGACCGTGACCCCTGGTGCGACCCAGGCGATCTTCTGTGCGATCCAGGCGGTTATCCACAGCGGCGACGAAGTCATCGTGTTCGACCCGGCTTATGACAGCTATGAGCCGTCGGTGGAACTGGCCGGCGGGCGCTGCGTGCATGTGCAGTTGGGCCTGAATGATTTCTCCATCGACTTCGACAAACTCAGTGCAGCCCTGAGCCCGCGCACGCGGATGATCATCCTCAACACCCCGCACAACCCGAGCGGCGCGCTGATCAGTCGCGCCGAGCTCGACCAGTTGGCGGCGTTGATCCGCGACCGCGACATCTATGTGATCAGCGACGAAGTGTACGAACACCTGGTGTTCGACGGTGTGCCGCACGTCAGTGTGCTGGCTCATGAAGAGCTGTATCAGCGCGCGTTCGTGGTCAGTTCGTTCGGCAAGACCTATCACGTCACTGGCTGGAAAACCGGCTACGTCGTGGCACCTCCGGCCCTGACGGCCGAGCTGCGCAAAGTGCACCAGTATGTGAGCTTCTGTGGTGTGACACCGCTGCAGTACGCCCTGGCCGATTACATGGCCGAGCATCCGGAACACGTCGAGGAGCTGCCGGGTTTCTATCAGGCCAAGCGTGATCTGTTCTGCGATTTGCTGGAGCCTTCGCGATTCAGCTTCACCCGGGTCACCGGCACCTATTTCCAACTGGTCGATTACTCGCAGATCCGTCCTGACTTGAACGATGTCGAGATGGCGATGTGGATGACCCGCGAGCATGGCGTAGCCAGTATCCCGGTATCGGTGTTCTACCAGAATCCACCCGAAGGCCAGCGCCTGGTGCGTCTGTGCTTTGCCAAACGCGAGGAGACGCTGCGGGAAGCGGCGGCAAAACTATGCGTGATCTGA
- the der gene encoding ribosome biogenesis GTPase Der yields the protein MVPVIALVGRPNVGKSTLFNRLTRTRDAIVGDLSGLTRDRQYGEAKWQGRSYILIDTGGISGDEHGMDEKMAEQSLLAIEEADVVLFLVDAKAGFTAADQMIAEHLRKRNKRSHVVANKVDNIDPEMARAEFAPLGMGHAIPIAGAHGRGITQLLEAALSDFPRDDDEPAEGEEEEIVAEGEEAKRIPGPSEKDGIKIAIIGRPNVGKSTLVNRMLGEDRVIVYDQPGTTRDSIYIPFERNDEKYTLIDTAGVRKRGKIHEEVEKFSVVKTLQAIKDANVVIFVMDAREGVVDHDLNLLGFALEAGRALVIAINKWDGMTPSERDFVKIELQRRLFFVEFADIHFISALHGTGVGNLYASVQNSFKSAVTRWPTSRLTQILEDAVSEHQPPMVNSRRIKLRYAHLGGANPPIIVIHGNQIEKVPKSYVRYLENTYRRVLKLVGTPIRIEFKGGENPYEGNKNTLTDRQVNKKRRLMSHNKKASKKRRDKK from the coding sequence ATGGTTCCCGTAATCGCCCTGGTGGGCCGACCGAACGTCGGCAAGTCCACCTTGTTCAACCGCCTGACCAGGACTCGCGACGCCATCGTCGGCGACTTGTCCGGTCTGACCCGTGATCGCCAGTACGGTGAGGCCAAGTGGCAAGGGCGTTCCTACATTCTGATCGACACCGGCGGTATCTCCGGTGACGAACATGGTATGGACGAAAAAATGGCCGAGCAGTCGCTGCTGGCCATTGAAGAAGCGGATGTCGTTCTGTTCCTGGTAGATGCCAAGGCCGGTTTCACCGCCGCCGACCAGATGATCGCCGAACACTTGCGCAAACGTAACAAACGTTCCCACGTGGTCGCCAACAAGGTCGACAACATCGACCCGGAAATGGCCCGCGCCGAATTCGCCCCGCTGGGCATGGGCCACGCGATCCCGATCGCTGGCGCCCACGGTCGCGGCATCACTCAATTGCTGGAAGCCGCCCTGAGCGATTTCCCGCGCGATGATGACGAACCGGCGGAAGGCGAAGAGGAAGAGATCGTTGCCGAAGGTGAGGAAGCCAAGCGCATTCCTGGCCCGAGCGAAAAAGACGGCATCAAGATCGCCATCATCGGTCGTCCTAACGTTGGCAAGTCGACGCTGGTCAACCGCATGCTCGGTGAAGACCGGGTGATCGTCTATGACCAGCCCGGCACCACCCGCGACAGTATCTACATCCCGTTCGAGCGTAACGACGAGAAGTACACGCTGATCGACACCGCCGGTGTGCGCAAGCGCGGCAAGATCCACGAAGAAGTCGAAAAGTTCTCCGTGGTCAAAACCCTGCAGGCGATCAAAGACGCCAACGTGGTGATCTTCGTGATGGACGCCCGCGAAGGCGTGGTCGATCACGACCTCAACCTGCTGGGCTTCGCCCTTGAAGCCGGTCGTGCGCTGGTCATCGCGATCAACAAGTGGGACGGCATGACGCCGAGCGAGCGCGACTTCGTGAAGATCGAGCTGCAACGTCGCCTGTTCTTCGTCGAGTTCGCCGACATCCACTTCATCTCGGCACTGCACGGTACCGGCGTGGGCAACCTCTACGCTTCGGTGCAGAACTCGTTCAAGTCCGCGGTCACCCGCTGGCCGACCAGCCGCCTGACCCAGATCCTCGAAGACGCGGTCAGCGAGCACCAGCCGCCGATGGTCAACAGCCGCCGGATCAAGCTGCGTTACGCTCACCTGGGTGGCGCGAACCCGCCGATCATCGTGATCCACGGTAACCAGATCGAGAAAGTGCCGAAGTCCTACGTGCGCTATCTGGAAAACACCTACCGCCGTGTGCTCAAACTGGTCGGTACGCCGATCCGTATCGAGTTCAAGGGTGGCGAGAACCCGTACGAAGGCAACAAGAACACGCTGACCGACCGCCAGGTCAACAAGAAGCGTCGTTTGATGTCGCACAACAAGAAGGCCAGCAAGAAGCGCCGCGACAAGAAGTAA
- the bamB gene encoding outer membrane protein assembly factor BamB — translation MRDVIRWKHAALLALALLAAGCSSNSKKELPPAELTDFKEEVVLHKQWSRSIGDGQGETYNMLVPAIDGDTIYAADVTGIVMAMDRSNGDVKWKKELDLPVSGAVGVGYGLVLVGTLRGEVIALDTINGEEKWRARVTSEVLAPPANNGDIVVVQTQDDRLIGLDASTGQQRWVYDSTPAVLTLRGTSAPLVTNRLAVAGLSTGKVIALDISNGVPVWEQRIAIPQGRSELERVVDIDGGLLLSGGTLYVASYQGRVAALDLESGRQLWQRDASSYAGIAQGFGNVYVSLSSGTVEGVDERSTTALWTNDSLARRQLSAPEVFSSYVAVGDLEGYLHLLSQVDGRFVGRERIDSDGLRARPLVVGDTIYVYGNSGKLEALTIK, via the coding sequence ATGCGTGACGTGATCCGTTGGAAGCATGCAGCATTGCTGGCTCTGGCCCTTCTGGCCGCGGGTTGCAGCAGCAACAGCAAAAAAGAACTGCCACCGGCCGAACTGACCGATTTCAAGGAAGAAGTGGTTCTGCACAAGCAGTGGAGCCGCTCGATCGGTGACGGTCAGGGCGAAACCTACAACATGCTGGTGCCGGCAATCGATGGTGACACCATCTACGCGGCCGACGTTACCGGCATCGTGATGGCCATGGATCGCAGCAACGGCGACGTGAAGTGGAAAAAGGAACTTGACCTGCCTGTCTCCGGCGCCGTTGGCGTGGGTTACGGTCTGGTGCTGGTCGGCACGCTGCGAGGCGAAGTCATTGCACTCGACACCATCAACGGTGAAGAGAAATGGCGTGCTCGCGTGACCAGTGAAGTGCTGGCGCCACCTGCCAACAACGGTGACATCGTGGTCGTGCAGACCCAGGACGATCGTCTGATCGGTCTGGATGCCTCCACCGGTCAACAGCGTTGGGTATATGACAGCACGCCAGCCGTGCTGACTCTGCGAGGCACCAGTGCACCGCTCGTGACCAACCGCCTCGCGGTGGCTGGCCTGTCGACCGGTAAAGTGATTGCTCTGGACATTTCCAACGGCGTGCCGGTCTGGGAACAACGGATCGCGATTCCACAAGGTCGTTCGGAACTGGAGCGCGTGGTCGATATCGACGGCGGTCTGCTGCTGTCCGGCGGCACGCTGTACGTTGCCAGCTATCAGGGTCGCGTTGCGGCACTGGACCTGGAAAGCGGTCGTCAACTGTGGCAGCGCGACGCGTCGAGCTACGCCGGTATCGCCCAGGGTTTCGGCAACGTCTACGTGAGCCTGTCTTCGGGCACCGTTGAAGGCGTCGACGAGCGTTCGACCACTGCACTGTGGACCAACGATTCGCTGGCCCGTCGTCAACTGTCGGCACCGGAAGTGTTCTCCAGCTACGTTGCAGTCGGTGACCTGGAAGGTTACCTGCATCTGCTGAGTCAGGTGGACGGTCGTTTCGTCGGCCGCGAGCGCATCGACAGCGACGGCCTGCGTGCCCGTCCGCTGGTGGTGGGTGACACGATTTATGTGTATGGCAACAGCGGCAAACTGGAAGCCCTGACCATCAAGTAA
- a CDS encoding tetratricopeptide repeat protein, with translation MSSTEDEQLADLKDWWTRNGKPLVTGGLLALVIVFGWQAFHKYQSNQSQGASVLYQQLLETTLTPDGKPDAARVADLAGKLNSEFGGTAYAQYGSLFVAKVAVDSGKLDDAATELKTIVAKPANAALGEIARQRLAQVLGAQNKADEALKLLEGDADKSFLATREELKGDLLVQLGRIDEANTAYQKAKAALSDEAAVGGLQIKLDDLAKGDA, from the coding sequence GTGTCGAGTACCGAAGACGAACAGTTGGCGGATTTGAAGGACTGGTGGACACGCAACGGCAAACCTCTGGTCACTGGCGGCCTGTTGGCGCTGGTCATCGTGTTCGGCTGGCAGGCTTTTCACAAGTATCAGAGCAACCAGTCGCAAGGCGCCTCGGTGCTCTATCAGCAATTGCTGGAAACCACGCTGACCCCGGATGGCAAGCCTGATGCCGCGCGCGTTGCGGATCTGGCCGGCAAGCTCAACAGCGAATTCGGCGGGACTGCCTACGCGCAGTACGGCAGCCTGTTCGTGGCCAAGGTAGCGGTCGACAGCGGCAAGCTGGACGACGCGGCGACCGAGCTGAAAACCATCGTTGCCAAACCGGCCAACGCCGCACTGGGCGAAATCGCCCGTCAGCGTCTGGCGCAGGTGCTGGGAGCACAGAACAAAGCTGATGAGGCTCTGAAACTGCTTGAAGGCGATGCCGACAAGTCGTTCCTGGCCACTCGCGAAGAACTCAAGGGTGACCTGCTGGTACAGCTGGGCCGCATTGATGAAGCGAACACGGCGTATCAAAAAGCCAAGGCGGCACTGTCGGATGAAGCGGCGGTCGGTGGCCTTCAAATCAAGCTGGACGACCTGGCCAAAGGGGATGCGTGA
- the hisS gene encoding histidine--tRNA ligase — protein MSKSLQAIRGMNDILPEQTPVWRYFEGTVSRLLDNYGYKQIRMPIVEFTELFKRSIGEVTDIVEKEMYTFDDRNGDSLTLRPEGTAACVRAVLEHGITGGGQVQKLWYIGPMFRHERPQKGRYRQFHQIGLEVFNLDGPDIDAELIVLTWRLWGELGIRDAVKLELNSLGTSESRGRYREALVEYLSAHHDKLDEDSQRRLKTNPLRVLDTKNADTQAVLVDAPKMADYLDDESRAHFEGLKARLDAVGIPYVLNPKLVRGLDYYSKTVFEWVTDKLGAQGTVCAGGRYDGLVEQMGGKPTPGVGFAMGIERLVLLLETLEQIPEEISRQVDVYLCAFGEEAELAGLALAERVRDQLPNLRLQVNAGAGSFKSQFKKADKSGALYALILGDDEMAQQVVGFKPLRGQGEQQSIAWDALAAHLATCVVQG, from the coding sequence GTGAGCAAGTCTCTGCAAGCCATTCGTGGCATGAACGACATCCTGCCGGAACAGACGCCGGTATGGCGCTACTTCGAAGGTACTGTTTCGCGTTTGCTGGATAACTACGGTTACAAGCAGATCCGCATGCCGATCGTCGAGTTCACCGAGCTGTTCAAGCGCTCCATCGGTGAAGTGACCGACATCGTCGAAAAAGAGATGTACACCTTCGACGACCGCAACGGCGACTCCCTGACCCTGCGTCCGGAAGGCACGGCAGCGTGCGTGCGTGCAGTGCTCGAGCACGGCATCACCGGCGGTGGCCAGGTGCAGAAACTCTGGTACATCGGCCCGATGTTCCGTCACGAGCGTCCGCAGAAAGGCCGTTATCGCCAGTTCCACCAGATCGGTCTGGAAGTCTTCAATCTCGACGGTCCGGACATCGACGCCGAACTGATCGTGCTGACCTGGCGCCTGTGGGGCGAGCTGGGTATCCGCGATGCGGTCAAGCTTGAACTCAACAGCCTGGGCACCAGCGAGTCCCGTGGCCGTTATCGTGAAGCGCTGGTCGAGTATCTCTCGGCGCACCACGACAAACTGGACGAAGACAGCCAGCGTCGCCTGAAGACCAACCCACTGCGCGTGCTCGACACCAAGAACGCCGACACGCAGGCGGTACTGGTCGATGCGCCGAAGATGGCCGACTACCTGGATGATGAATCCCGTGCCCACTTCGAAGGCCTGAAGGCCCGTCTGGATGCCGTCGGCATTCCTTACGTGCTCAACCCGAAACTGGTACGCGGCCTCGATTACTACAGCAAAACCGTATTCGAATGGGTCACCGACAAGCTCGGCGCCCAGGGCACCGTGTGCGCGGGCGGCCGTTATGACGGTCTGGTCGAGCAGATGGGCGGCAAGCCAACCCCGGGCGTCGGTTTCGCCATGGGGATCGAGCGTCTGGTGCTGCTGCTGGAAACCCTGGAGCAGATTCCGGAAGAAATCTCCCGTCAGGTGGACGTCTATCTCTGCGCCTTCGGCGAAGAAGCAGAGTTGGCCGGTCTGGCTCTGGCCGAGCGTGTACGCGACCAACTGCCCAACCTGCGCCTGCAAGTCAATGCCGGCGCCGGCAGCTTCAAGAGCCAGTTCAAGAAAGCCGACAAGAGCGGTGCGCTGTACGCACTGATCCTCGGTGACGACGAAATGGCCCAGCAAGTGGTAGGTTTCAAACCCCTGCGTGGCCAGGGCGAACAACAAAGCATTGCCTGGGATGCGCTCGCTGCACACCTGGCCACCTGCGTCGTGCAGGGTTGA
- the ispG gene encoding flavodoxin-dependent (E)-4-hydroxy-3-methylbut-2-enyl-diphosphate synthase, with the protein MHGESPIKRRESRKIWVGNVPVGGDAPIAVQSMTNSDTNDVAATVAQINRLEAAGVDIVRVSVPDMDAAEAFGKIKQLVKVPLVADIHFDYRIALRVAELGVDCLRINPGNIGREDRVRAVVDAARDRGIPIRIGVNAGSLEKDLQKKYGEPTPAALVESALRHVEHLERLNFQDFKVSVKASDVFMAVEAYRLLAKEIVQPLHLGITEAGGLRSGTVKSAVGLGMLLAEGIGDTIRISLAADPVEEVKVGYDILKSLHLRSRGINFIACPSCSRQNFDVVKTMNELEGRLEDLLVPLDVAVIGCVVNGPGEAKEAHIGLTGGTPNLIYIDGKPSQKLTNDNLVDELERLIREKAAEKVEADAAVIARG; encoded by the coding sequence ATGCACGGCGAATCTCCAATCAAACGTCGCGAATCCCGCAAGATCTGGGTCGGTAACGTGCCTGTCGGCGGCGATGCGCCTATCGCTGTGCAGAGCATGACCAACAGCGACACCAATGACGTCGCTGCCACCGTCGCCCAGATCAATCGCCTTGAAGCCGCCGGTGTCGACATCGTGCGGGTTTCGGTGCCGGACATGGACGCGGCCGAGGCATTCGGCAAGATCAAGCAACTGGTCAAGGTGCCGTTGGTTGCCGACATCCACTTTGACTATCGCATCGCTTTGCGCGTGGCTGAGTTGGGTGTCGATTGCCTGCGGATCAACCCGGGCAACATCGGTCGTGAAGACCGTGTGCGTGCGGTGGTCGATGCCGCCCGTGACCGCGGGATTCCGATCCGCATCGGCGTCAACGCCGGTTCCCTGGAAAAGGACCTGCAAAAGAAATACGGCGAACCGACCCCGGCCGCGCTGGTCGAGTCGGCACTGCGTCACGTCGAGCACCTCGAACGCCTGAATTTCCAGGACTTCAAGGTCAGCGTGAAGGCTTCCGACGTGTTCATGGCCGTCGAAGCCTATCGTTTGCTGGCCAAGGAAATCGTCCAGCCGCTGCACCTGGGCATCACTGAAGCCGGTGGATTGCGCTCCGGTACAGTGAAATCCGCCGTGGGCCTAGGTATGCTGCTCGCCGAGGGGATTGGCGATACTATCCGCATCTCGCTGGCGGCCGATCCGGTCGAGGAAGTGAAGGTCGGTTACGACATTCTCAAGTCTTTGCATCTGCGTTCCCGTGGCATCAACTTCATCGCCTGCCCGAGCTGCTCGCGGCAGAACTTCGATGTGGTCAAGACCATGAACGAGCTGGAAGGGCGCCTTGAAGACCTGCTGGTGCCGCTGGATGTCGCGGTGATCGGTTGCGTGGTCAACGGCCCCGGCGAAGCCAAGGAAGCCCATATCGGCTTGACTGGCGGCACGCCAAACCTGATTTACATCGACGGCAAGCCGTCGCAGAAACTGACGAATGACAATCTGGTGGACGAGCTCGAAAGGCTGATCCGCGAGAAAGCGGCCGAGAAGGTCGAAGCTGACGCAGCGGTTATCGCGCGCGGCTGA
- a CDS encoding RodZ domain-containing protein, with protein MKAAHPEVVAANRVNPGETLRQARESNGWSLAEVALKLNLTVTSLTNLEAGAFDKLPGHTFARGYIRAYAKLLGMDQAVLVQQFDQSTGTDSQGSNVHALGRIEEPVRVSHTILRIVSLLLLIAVIGGGFVWWQDQTSLRTKDLTTLAPEHVEVEGADGTTQIHPLDEPEDQAVAEGEAEGSTALALPQAETAAESTGAEAAAPATAPVTPAPAVPAAAPVHTPAPVVAAPATPAPNVPATPAPVVTAPVAPTAVVPAPAPVAPAAPVAGQGQVQLQFTADCWAQVTDGSGKVLFSGLKHKGDSVSVAGKPPLAVRLGVARAAQVSYNGQPVDIAPFTSGETARLKLGQ; from the coding sequence ATGAAAGCGGCGCATCCCGAAGTTGTAGCAGCGAATCGCGTTAACCCCGGTGAGACCTTGCGCCAGGCCCGCGAAAGCAATGGCTGGTCGCTGGCCGAAGTGGCCCTCAAGCTCAACCTCACCGTGACTTCCCTGACCAACCTCGAAGCCGGTGCGTTCGACAAGCTGCCGGGGCATACCTTCGCTCGCGGTTACATTCGCGCCTATGCCAAATTGCTCGGCATGGATCAGGCGGTCCTGGTCCAGCAGTTCGACCAGTCCACCGGCACCGACTCCCAGGGCAGCAACGTCCACGCCCTGGGTCGGATCGAAGAGCCGGTCCGGGTTTCCCACACCATTTTGCGGATCGTCAGCCTGTTGCTGCTGATTGCGGTCATCGGCGGCGGTTTCGTCTGGTGGCAGGATCAGACCTCGCTGCGGACCAAGGATCTGACCACGCTGGCGCCTGAGCACGTCGAAGTAGAAGGCGCTGACGGCACTACCCAGATTCACCCGCTGGACGAGCCGGAAGACCAGGCCGTCGCGGAAGGCGAAGCCGAGGGCTCAACCGCCCTGGCACTGCCACAAGCGGAAACCGCCGCTGAGTCGACGGGTGCCGAGGCTGCTGCTCCAGCAACAGCTCCGGTGACGCCTGCTCCAGCCGTGCCCGCCGCTGCTCCGGTTCACACACCGGCTCCGGTGGTGGCTGCTCCGGCCACACCTGCGCCAAACGTTCCGGCTACACCAGCACCTGTCGTCACGGCTCCTGTCGCTCCGACCGCTGTTGTTCCAGCACCCGCGCCAGTTGCCCCGGCAGCTCCGGTTGCCGGCCAGGGCCAGGTTCAACTGCAATTCACCGCCGATTGCTGGGCTCAGGTCACTGACGGCAGCGGCAAAGTGTTGTTCAGCGGTCTCAAGCACAAGGGCGACAGCGTCTCCGTGGCTGGCAAGCCACCGCTGGCTGTTCGTCTGGGCGTTGCCCGGGCCGCGCAGGTCAGCTACAACGGCCAACCGGTCGATATCGCTCCGTTCACCAGTGGCGAGACTGCTCGCCTGAAGTTGGGTCAATAA
- the pilW gene encoding type IV pilus biogenesis/stability protein PilW — MSLRFALLLLLASLCAGCVLSGDYNPMKTSKGRDEARAAYVQLGLGYLQQGMTERAKVPLKKALELDSSDPDANAALGLVFQSEMEPALADEHFRKALSSRPADARILNNYGSFLYEEKRYKEAYERFEQAAADTLYPERSRVFENLGMTASKLGQRDLAQQQLEKALRLNRQQPRALLEMAELSFEDRHYVPARDYYDRFSQLSEQNARSLLLAVRLAKVFEDRDKAASAGLQLKRLYPGTPEYQQYLSEQ; from the coding sequence ATGTCCCTGCGCTTTGCGCTGCTGTTGCTGTTGGCCAGCCTGTGTGCTGGCTGTGTCCTGTCGGGCGATTACAACCCGATGAAGACCAGCAAGGGCCGCGATGAAGCGCGGGCTGCCTACGTGCAGCTGGGACTGGGATACTTGCAGCAAGGCATGACCGAACGGGCCAAGGTGCCGTTGAAAAAGGCCCTCGAGCTGGACAGTTCGGATCCTGACGCCAACGCGGCCCTCGGGCTGGTTTTCCAGTCCGAGATGGAGCCTGCACTGGCGGATGAGCACTTTCGCAAGGCGCTGTCCTCCCGTCCCGCCGATGCCCGCATCCTCAACAATTACGGCAGTTTTCTCTACGAAGAAAAGCGTTACAAGGAAGCCTACGAGCGTTTTGAACAGGCCGCCGCCGATACCCTGTATCCTGAGCGTTCGCGCGTGTTCGAGAACCTCGGCATGACGGCGTCCAAGCTTGGTCAGCGTGATCTGGCCCAGCAGCAACTGGAAAAAGCATTGCGTTTGAACCGTCAGCAACCACGGGCATTGCTGGAAATGGCTGAGTTGTCATTCGAAGACAGGCATTATGTGCCCGCGCGTGACTATTACGATCGTTTCAGCCAGCTGTCCGAGCAAAATGCACGTAGTCTGTTGCTCGCGGTTCGGTTGGCAAAAGTGTTTGAAGATCGCGACAAGGCCGCCAGTGCGGGCCTGCAATTAAAACGACTCTATCCCGGTACGCCGGAATATCAGCAATACCTGTCGGAGCAATGA
- the rlmN gene encoding 23S rRNA (adenine(2503)-C(2))-methyltransferase RlmN, whose translation MTTSTVKTNLLGLTQPEMEKFFDSIGEKRFRAGQVMKWIHHFGVDDFDAMTNVSKALRDKLKAIAEVRGPEVVSEDISSDGTRKWVVRVASGSCVETVYIPQGKRGTLCVSSQAGCALDCSFCSTGKQGFNSNLTAAEVIGQVWIANKSFGSVPATIDRAITNVVMMGMGEPLLNFDNVVAAMHLMMDDLGYGISKRRVTLSTSGVVPMIDELAKHIDVSLALSLHAPNDALRNQLVPINKKYPLKMLLESCQRYMSELGEKRVLTIEYTLLKDVNDKLEHAVEMIELLKDIPCKINLIPFNPFPHSGYERPSNNAIRRFQDQLHQAGYNVTVRTTRGEDIDAACGQLVGQVLDRTRRSERYIAVRELSADSDLAQNAANTN comes from the coding sequence ATGACTACATCGACTGTTAAAACCAACCTGCTGGGTCTGACCCAGCCGGAAATGGAAAAATTCTTCGACTCAATCGGGGAGAAGCGTTTCCGTGCCGGTCAGGTAATGAAATGGATTCACCACTTTGGCGTGGATGATTTCGACGCCATGACGAACGTCAGCAAGGCCTTGCGCGACAAGCTCAAGGCTATTGCTGAAGTCCGTGGTCCCGAAGTGGTCAGCGAGGACATCTCCAGCGACGGCACCCGTAAGTGGGTGGTGCGCGTGGCGTCCGGCAGCTGTGTCGAGACCGTTTACATTCCCCAGGGCAAACGCGGCACTCTGTGCGTTTCGTCCCAGGCAGGCTGTGCCCTGGACTGCAGTTTCTGCTCCACCGGCAAGCAAGGCTTCAACAGCAACCTCACCGCCGCCGAAGTCATCGGTCAGGTGTGGATTGCCAACAAATCCTTCGGCAGTGTTCCGGCTACCATCGACCGCGCCATCACCAACGTGGTGATGATGGGCATGGGCGAACCGCTGCTGAACTTCGACAACGTCGTGGCCGCCATGCATCTGATGATGGATGACCTGGGCTACGGGATCTCCAAGCGCCGCGTGACCCTGTCCACGTCGGGTGTGGTGCCGATGATCGATGAGCTGGCCAAGCACATCGACGTATCCCTGGCGTTGTCCCTGCACGCACCGAATGACGCATTGCGTAACCAATTGGTGCCGATCAACAAGAAATATCCGCTTAAGATGCTGCTCGAGTCGTGCCAGCGCTACATGTCCGAACTGGGCGAGAAGCGCGTGCTGACCATCGAGTACACCTTGCTCAAGGACGTCAACGACAAGCTTGAGCACGCCGTGGAAATGATCGAGCTGCTCAAGGATATTCCCTGCAAGATCAACCTGATTCCGTTCAACCCGTTCCCGCATTCCGGGTACGAGCGGCCGAGCAACAACGCCATCCGCCGGTTCCAGGATCAGCTTCACCAGGCAGGCTATAACGTGACCGTGCGCACCACCCGTGGTGAAGACATCGACGCGGCTTGCGGTCAATTGGTAGGGCAGGTGCTGGATCGCACCCGTCGCAGCGAACGTTACATCGCCGTGCGCGAATTGAGCGCCGACAGCGATCTGGCACAGAACGCCGCGAACACTAACTAA
- the ndk gene encoding nucleoside-diphosphate kinase: MAVQRTFSIIKPDAVAKNVIGEITTRFEKAGLRVVASKLKQLSKAEAEGFYAEHSARGFFGDLVAFMISGPVVVQVLEGENAIALNRELMGATNPKEAAAGTIRADFADSIDANAVHGSDSEAAAAREISYFFAATEVTTR, from the coding sequence ATGGCTGTTCAACGTACTTTCTCCATCATCAAGCCTGACGCTGTTGCAAAAAACGTCATCGGCGAGATCACCACTCGTTTCGAAAAAGCAGGCCTGCGCGTTGTAGCTTCGAAACTGAAGCAACTGTCCAAAGCCGAAGCTGAAGGCTTCTACGCTGAGCACAGCGCTCGTGGTTTCTTCGGCGACCTGGTTGCCTTCATGATCTCCGGTCCTGTTGTTGTTCAGGTTCTGGAAGGCGAAAACGCTATCGCTCTGAACCGTGAGCTGATGGGCGCTACCAACCCTAAAGAAGCTGCTGCCGGCACCATCCGTGCTGACTTCGCTGATTCCATCGACGCCAACGCTGTACACGGTTCGGACTCCGAAGCCGCTGCTGCTCGTGAAATCTCGTACTTCTTCGCAGCTACTGAAGTAACCACTCGCTAA
- the iscX gene encoding Fe-S cluster assembly protein IscX, translating to MSYGWNDVQRIAEELAEAKPDVDPLSVNFVDLQRWIMELPDFDNTSGRVGEKVLEAVQALWIEEVD from the coding sequence ATGAGCTACGGTTGGAATGATGTTCAACGTATTGCAGAAGAGCTGGCCGAAGCCAAACCGGATGTCGATCCGCTCTCTGTCAATTTCGTCGACCTGCAACGATGGATCATGGAACTGCCTGATTTCGACAACACCTCTGGCCGTGTCGGCGAGAAGGTGTTGGAAGCGGTCCAGGCCCTCTGGATCGAAGAAGTAGACTGA